Genomic window (Primulina eburnea isolate SZY01 chromosome 8, ASM2296580v1, whole genome shotgun sequence):
GAAGCATGAGCTTCACCGGGCTGGATCAAATCTTTGGGAAAGTCTCGGCGGATTGGTCAGCGCCGCAGAGCACAGCACTTGAGCCCTTTCTGTTGCATGTGCGTCCCCCGCAGAGTGATTCAGCTTCTCTACATATCACTGTTACTGATTTCCAATCCAACACCTTTCAGGCCATCAAGTCCCGCCTTCAGCTCGAGGACATGGTCAGCTTTCGTCTTCTTGGATATCATTTAATTTGTTTATATCCAATTTATGTTCCATTTGCCTGGTGACATATCAAGTCGATTGGTAAAGATtttgattatgatatttttttattgaaatatGTAAATGAATCTTCTCTCACTTTTATGCAGACAGATGCGGTTGGAGTAGGTGGTTCTTGGTCAGAATTTGTAGATTATGTCACAGCTTCCCTGAAATCGGAAGATGTAAAGCTTCTCATGGAGGGATCATCTGAATCAGGAGGTAATTTACCAACCTCCTCTTTTCAACAGTGCTTCTTTCTGACATCGTGAATTGAACTTAATAGATCAATTTATTAACCAAATCCTTTTCATGTGTACCCATAACATATCACATTGTGTTTAGTGTGTCTTCCAGGGAATTTATCAAATTTTCTTCATGCAATCAACTCTTGCACTGTTTAAATTAGGTCTAGAAGGTCACCGTATGGTTTATGGGAAAAGATACCTCCATGAAGTTGGGGCGAACCAAATTGTTTGTGGGATTCGATTGAGTTAGGTTGATAGTAAAAATTCAGCTCATCACATTATTTGCTTATCGATGATTTATATTGGGTTCAATTTTTTTAGTAGTCAAGTTGATTGGTGAATTTGAGCTATATTCCTTCAATGTCTGTAGGTTATTGCTAGTTGCAACTCGTTAAATCTAGGCCAGTCCGTATAATCTCAATAGCGCTAACTGAATATGATGATTTAGGTTGGGAAAAAAAAGGAATTAGATAACTCTTACAAACACACATGCACACGCTCACACAGACATGTGGGTGTATGATTTGCTGTTCTTGACCAGGTGATTACGAGGCATGATATTGATAATTGatgtcataaaatattatatagatTTTTTAGAAGGGCCCTGGCATGATGTTTCTGATAGCAATATGTTCTGACTGATTCTTCTGCCTTTTCATAATTCTAtaatgaatatttttatttagtgaTATTCGTCAGTCCTCATTGAAGAGAAGTGGGGCTAATTAATTCTAAGATTTTGGTGGGAGCAATCTTTGATGCACGCTTTCATTAGTACATGTTTTTGCATCTCTTTGGTCCTATAATGTGTTAattctttgagaaatatttgTTCCTAAGATCCATGTTCCCAAGAGATGTTAGAACACATGGCAATAAAATGACTTTTGAGAGGCAGGAATTGTTGATGTTTGTGAGCTGACATTTATGTATGCACATTATGACTGATGCTACATTGATCATTAAAATGTCTGCGGAGCACATGTAGTTTTGTCTACTGTGGAATGCATCTAAAGTTGATtgcatttttcttcttttttcagGTGCTTTGCATGCAAAATTAATTGCACAAAAATCAAAAGGAATGCCTCGAGTTTCGATTTCCCTTGGTAAACTTGTTGATGGAGCTGCTTGTAAGGCTATGGGAAGTCTCTCGCGGGAGCTCTATTCAGAATACAAAGTGGCTCATAATTCACTTACTGAAGGTCACTAATCATTTACATTGCTAGcaagtattatttatttattttaagacAGTCGGATGATGACATTTTGACAATTACAGAGGCAGGAAAACT
Coding sequences:
- the LOC140838334 gene encoding uncharacterized protein, which produces MSFTGLDQIFGKVSADWSAPQSTALEPFLLHVRPPQSDSASLHITVTDFQSNTFQAIKSRLQLEDMTDAVGVGGSWSEFVDYVTASLKSEDVKLLMEGSSESGGALHAKLIAQKSKGMPRVSISLGKLVDGAACKAMGSLSRELYSEYKVAHNSLTEEKEQNLRLTDTVADEQEKNKAMQKQLDLMLYSKKHKSHKLNDRVGLDNHVMVSQDSPDKLAAHSPSSTKATNRVAPTHRRSKVRGAILKDTEDD